In one Shewanella loihica PV-4 genomic region, the following are encoded:
- a CDS encoding electron transfer flavoprotein-ubiquinone oxidoreductase → MERESMEFDVVIVGAGPAGLATACRLMQISQDAGQELTVCVVEKGSEVGAHILSGAVFEPKVLEELFGDWKEQGAPLHTAVTHDELFMLSSDSASRAMPNAFIPKTMHNDGNYIISVGNLARWLAERAEALGVEIFPGFPASELLFNEDGSVKGIIIGDMGVGADGEPKDSYEPGMELHAKYTVFSEGCRGHLGKQLIEKFHLDNGKTPQHYGLGFKEIWKVPAEQHQQGKVVHTGGWPLTDGASGGGFLYHMEDNQIAVGLIIDLNYQNPHLSPFDEFQRYKTHPVISQYLQGGERLCYGARAITKGGLNSLPKMSFPGGLIIGCDAGTLNFAKIKGTHTAMKSGMIAAETICHALHAGVEGGKDLDCYQEKFEQSWLQDELYCSRNFGPAMHKFGAYLGGAFNYIDQNWFGGKFPITLRDEKADYAQMAEVSAYSKIDYPKPDGKLSFDKLSSVYLSNTFHEEDQLCHLRLKDERIPIEVNLVKFDEPAQRYCPAGVYEVVEEAGEKKFVINGQNCIHCKTCDIKDPSQNITWVTPEGGGGPNYPNM, encoded by the coding sequence ATGGAACGCGAATCGATGGAGTTCGACGTCGTTATCGTTGGCGCAGGCCCAGCTGGCCTGGCTACCGCATGTCGACTAATGCAAATCTCACAAGACGCCGGCCAGGAGCTGACAGTCTGTGTGGTCGAGAAAGGCTCGGAAGTGGGCGCGCACATTCTCTCGGGTGCCGTGTTCGAACCTAAGGTGCTCGAAGAGCTATTTGGTGACTGGAAAGAGCAAGGTGCACCGCTGCACACGGCGGTGACCCATGACGAGCTGTTTATGCTTAGCTCAGACTCGGCCTCACGCGCCATGCCCAATGCCTTTATCCCTAAGACGATGCACAACGATGGCAACTATATCATCAGCGTCGGCAACCTGGCCCGTTGGTTGGCCGAGCGTGCCGAGGCCTTGGGCGTCGAGATCTTCCCTGGCTTCCCCGCCAGCGAGCTGCTGTTTAACGAGGATGGCAGCGTCAAGGGGATCATCATAGGCGATATGGGCGTCGGCGCCGATGGTGAGCCCAAAGACAGCTATGAACCGGGCATGGAACTGCACGCCAAGTACACTGTATTTAGCGAAGGCTGCCGTGGCCACCTGGGCAAGCAGCTGATCGAGAAGTTCCACCTGGACAACGGCAAGACGCCGCAACACTACGGCCTGGGCTTCAAGGAGATCTGGAAGGTCCCCGCCGAGCAACACCAGCAGGGTAAAGTCGTTCACACGGGTGGCTGGCCACTGACAGACGGCGCCTCAGGTGGCGGCTTCCTCTATCATATGGAAGACAACCAGATCGCCGTGGGTCTCATCATAGATCTCAACTATCAGAACCCACATCTGAGCCCATTCGATGAGTTCCAGCGCTACAAGACACATCCAGTGATCAGCCAGTACCTACAGGGCGGTGAACGCCTCTGCTATGGCGCCCGCGCCATCACCAAGGGTGGTCTCAACTCGCTGCCTAAGATGAGCTTCCCTGGCGGCCTGATCATAGGTTGTGACGCAGGTACCCTGAACTTCGCCAAGATCAAGGGCACCCACACGGCGATGAAGAGCGGCATGATCGCGGCCGAAACCATCTGCCACGCCCTGCATGCCGGCGTAGAAGGCGGCAAAGATCTCGACTGCTACCAGGAGAAGTTCGAACAGAGCTGGCTACAGGATGAACTCTACTGCTCACGCAACTTCGGCCCGGCGATGCACAAGTTCGGAGCATACCTGGGCGGCGCCTTCAACTATATCGACCAGAACTGGTTTGGCGGCAAGTTCCCTATCACCCTGCGGGATGAAAAGGCCGACTATGCCCAGATGGCCGAGGTCAGTGCCTACAGCAAGATAGATTATCCAAAGCCTGACGGTAAGTTAAGCTTCGACAAGCTCTCCTCCGTCTACCTGTCGAACACCTTCCACGAAGAAGATCAGCTGTGTCACCTGCGTCTCAAAGACGAGCGTATCCCTATCGAGGTGAACCTGGTCAAGTTCGACGAACCGGCCCAGCGTTACTGCCCGGCGGGTGTGTATGAGGTGGTGGAAGAAGCCGGCGAGAAGAAATTTGTCATCAACGGTCAGAACTGCATCCACTGTAAGACCTGTGACATCAAAGATCCGAGCCAGAACATCACCTGGGTCACCCCAGAGGGCGGCGGCGGACCTAACTATCCGAACATGTAA
- the moaA gene encoding GTP 3',8-cyclase MoaA, whose translation MSQLQDNFGRRFHYLRMSVTDVCNFKCTYCLPDGYRPDGKPKFLDLNEIENLVGAFAEVGTQKIRITGGEPTLRKDFTDIVRIVADNDKIKTLATTTNGYRLEKHAKEWFDAGLRRINVSVDSLDPRMFYQITGENKFDEVMRGVDAALEAGFERVKINAVLLKGLNDKDLPRFLHWIKHTPIDLRFIELMETGLGREYFKAHHLAGADIKSQLVQDGWQLDQSAVDDGPAQNFSHDDFKGRIGLIMPYEKNFCASCNRLRVSAKGKLHLCLFTEHGVDLRDLLQSHEQRAELIERLHGQLRAKKETHFLHDGITGVTQHLASIGG comes from the coding sequence ATGTCTCAACTACAAGACAATTTTGGTCGAAGATTTCACTATTTACGGATGTCGGTAACCGATGTCTGTAACTTCAAATGCACATACTGCCTCCCAGATGGTTATCGCCCCGACGGTAAGCCTAAGTTTTTAGATCTCAACGAGATCGAGAATCTAGTGGGCGCCTTTGCCGAGGTCGGCACCCAGAAGATCCGCATCACGGGCGGCGAGCCCACATTGCGTAAAGATTTTACCGACATCGTGCGTATCGTCGCGGACAACGACAAGATCAAGACGCTGGCGACCACCACCAATGGCTATCGCCTCGAGAAGCATGCCAAGGAGTGGTTCGATGCCGGTCTGAGACGCATCAACGTCTCGGTAGACAGCCTGGATCCGCGCATGTTTTATCAGATCACCGGCGAGAATAAGTTCGACGAGGTGATGCGTGGCGTCGATGCCGCCCTGGAGGCGGGTTTCGAGCGGGTGAAGATCAATGCCGTGCTGCTCAAGGGCTTAAACGACAAAGACTTACCGCGCTTCCTGCACTGGATCAAGCACACCCCAATTGACCTGCGTTTCATCGAGCTGATGGAAACCGGTCTGGGACGCGAGTACTTCAAAGCCCATCATCTGGCGGGTGCCGACATCAAGTCGCAACTTGTTCAGGATGGCTGGCAGTTGGATCAGTCGGCGGTCGACGATGGCCCGGCGCAAAACTTCAGCCATGACGACTTCAAGGGACGCATAGGGCTGATCATGCCCTACGAGAAGAACTTCTGCGCCAGCTGTAACCGCCTGCGTGTCTCTGCCAAGGGGAAACTGCATCTCTGCCTCTTCACCGAGCACGGTGTGGATCTAAGGGATCTGTTGCAGTCCCATGAGCAGCGCGCTGAGCTGATCGAACGGCTCCATGGTCAGCTGAGGGCGAAGAAGGAAACCCACTTCCTCCACGATGGCATCACAGGCGTAACACAGCATCTGGCGTCTATCGGCGGCTAG
- the moaB gene encoding molybdenum cofactor biosynthesis protein B: MGHCTRTQFEPLNIAVLTLSDSRELSQDTSGQFLQDALLEAGHKLAERRLIKDDKYQIRSVLSQWIASNDVQVIITTGGTGFTERDNTPQAVRPLFDREIEGFGELFRHITYTELGTSTVQSRALGGFANKTAIFCLPGSTGACKTGWNKILREQLDATHRPCNFVMHVKKVAIDE; the protein is encoded by the coding sequence ATGGGTCATTGCACGAGAACTCAATTTGAACCGCTCAATATCGCGGTATTAACCCTGTCCGACTCCCGGGAGCTGAGCCAGGACACCTCGGGACAATTTTTACAAGACGCCTTGTTAGAGGCCGGGCACAAGCTGGCGGAGCGCCGCCTGATTAAAGATGACAAGTATCAGATACGTTCGGTATTGTCTCAGTGGATCGCATCGAATGATGTGCAGGTGATTATCACCACAGGCGGCACAGGCTTTACCGAGCGCGACAATACGCCTCAGGCGGTCAGACCGCTATTTGATCGTGAGATTGAAGGCTTTGGTGAGCTGTTCCGTCATATCACCTATACAGAGCTGGGCACCTCGACGGTGCAGTCCCGCGCCCTGGGTGGCTTCGCCAACAAGACCGCCATCTTCTGTCTGCCGGGCTCAACCGGTGCCTGCAAGACGGGCTGGAACAAGATTTTAAGAGAACAACTGGATGCCACTCACAGACCCTGTAACTTTGTGATGCACGTGAAGAAGGTAGCAATTGATGAGTAG